The genomic DNA ACTGAAACCTTATCAAACGAAAGGGCAATAACGCTGATAAACTTTTTTGGAGTGTCTTCAGTCACGTACGCCAAACGAAAATCAAGAAGAAAGTAGCTATAAGAATCAAACTAATGAATGGTAGCAGAAACGTAGTGATATATTGCTGACCTTCTACGTTTTTTATTGTTGCAGCCGTTTGGCTGAACTGGCTAGCATTCGGTGATTTCCCTTTGACCTTTCGCGCTTGAATAAACACGCGTCTTGAGGTTTGCTGCACTTGATCACATGTTACTAAGAAAAGGTAATCTGCTCCCTTATTCGCAAGTTGATCAATGTCTTTTTCATCAATCACCGTATTTTCTTCTACCAAGTATTGGTAATAGTGATCAAAATATTGAACATAGATCACATCTCCCTTTTTTAGCTCATCGATTCGAGCAAACAAAAGATTATACTCACCTACATGGTGTCCAATAAGTGTCAATGTCCCTCTTTCAGGTTCACGTTCAGGAAACAAGTCGACAACACCATTGATCATATTTTTTGTCGTTAGTCCAACAAAAATCGGTTGTATGATCTTTACATTTGGAATC from Enterococcus mundtii includes the following:
- a CDS encoding class A sortase produces the protein MSSKYRPTGYVKSNVTLKLVISFLLMLSLILFAIPFSKYFMISTHAQLTQTAFRTNLPKIIDVPEKIERLNVKDIFTHTTEKNTSAIGQIVIPNVKIIQPIFVGLTTKNMINGVVDLFPEREPERGTLTLIGHHVGEYNLLFARIDELKKGDVIYVQYFDHYYQYLVEENTVIDEKDIDQLANKGADYLFLVTCDQVQQTSRRVFIQARKVKGKSPNASQFSQTAATIKNVEGQQYITTFLLPFISLILIATFFLIFVWRT